Proteins from one Gottschalkia purinilytica genomic window:
- a CDS encoding amino acid ABC transporter permease — protein MGSTGLNLILKSLPLLFEGLIDTVLIAGLSVIIGTLGGILFGIVRVSKNKLIRCITRIYIELFRAVPLLVWLFVFFFGLPVAFGLDISGSVTSIIVLSLWGITEIGEVVRGSIESVPKEQVEAGKSIGLNQVNLYVFVIIPQTIRRMIPPTINIYTRIIKTTSLTVLIGVTEVIKVGQQIIERTGEALIIYSTLFVIYFLLCYPLSIWSKKLEEKWSN, from the coding sequence CGGGGCTTAATTTAATTTTAAAATCTTTACCACTGTTATTTGAAGGTCTAATTGATACAGTGTTAATTGCTGGATTATCTGTTATTATAGGAACATTAGGTGGTATATTATTTGGAATAGTGAGGGTTTCTAAAAACAAGTTAATAAGATGTATAACAAGAATCTATATCGAGCTATTTAGAGCTGTTCCTTTACTTGTATGGTTATTCGTATTTTTCTTTGGATTACCTGTAGCTTTTGGATTAGATATCTCAGGTTCAGTTACATCTATAATAGTTTTATCTCTTTGGGGTATCACAGAAATAGGTGAAGTAGTTAGAGGTTCTATTGAATCAGTCCCTAAGGAGCAAGTTGAAGCTGGTAAATCTATAGGATTAAACCAAGTAAACCTATATGTTTTTGTTATAATACCTCAAACTATAAGAAGGATGATTCCACCAACAATTAATATATATACAAGGATAATTAAAACCACTTCTCTTACAGTTCTTATAGGGGTAACAGAGGTGATTAAAGTAGGCCAACAGATTATAGAAAGAACAGGAGAAGCATTAATAATCTATAGTACCTTATTTGTTATTTATTTCTTATTATGTTATCCCCTTTCAATATGGTCAAAAAAATTGGAGGAAAAGTGGAGTAACTAA
- a CDS encoding amino acid ABC transporter ATP-binding protein: MKETLLEIQNLSKSYNDKPVLKNINLKVHKGDVLVILGPSGCGKSTLLRCLNGLETIQSGSIKFDNLELTDKNIDWKIIRQRIGMVFQSYDLFPHMTVLENILLGPIRAQKRSKEEATKQAEKLLEKVGLLDKKDYYPRQLSGGQKQRIAIVRALCMNPEVILFDEVTAALDPEMVKEVLEVMIDLSKQGMTMIIVTHEMGFAKAVADKIVFLDKGEVCEISEPDEFFTSPKTERASHFLDQFFYIETMKGRDI; the protein is encoded by the coding sequence ATGAAAGAGACATTACTAGAAATACAAAATTTAAGTAAATCATATAACGATAAACCCGTTTTAAAAAATATTAATTTGAAAGTCCATAAGGGAGATGTTTTAGTTATTTTAGGTCCAAGTGGATGTGGTAAAAGTACTTTATTAAGATGTTTAAATGGTTTGGAAACTATTCAAAGTGGAAGTATAAAATTTGATAATCTAGAATTAACAGATAAAAATATTGACTGGAAAATAATAAGGCAACGTATAGGTATGGTTTTTCAAAGCTATGACCTATTTCCTCATATGACAGTGTTAGAAAATATTCTTTTAGGTCCTATAAGGGCACAAAAAAGAAGTAAAGAAGAAGCTACTAAACAAGCTGAGAAACTATTAGAAAAAGTAGGTCTTTTAGACAAAAAAGATTATTATCCAAGACAATTATCAGGAGGACAAAAACAGAGAATTGCAATAGTTAGAGCTCTTTGTATGAATCCAGAAGTAATTTTATTTGATGAAGTTACAGCGGCACTTGATCCTGAAATGGTAAAAGAAGTTTTAGAGGTTATGATTGATCTGTCTAAACAAGGTATGACAATGATTATAGTAACTCATGAAATGGGTTTTGCAAAAGCAGTAGCTGACAAAATTGTATTCTTAGATAAAGGGGAAGTTTGTGAAATAAGTGAACCTGACGAATTTTTTACGTCTCCAAAAACTGAAAGAGCTAGTCATTTTCTAGATCAGTTTTTCTATATTGAAACTATGAAAGGAAGGGATATTTAA
- a CDS encoding transporter substrate-binding domain-containing protein: protein MKKFAVLLVVLSLIAGVLAGCGQSKSSSNEKQQSQEVSKDSSKEKSNEIQKIKDRGKILIGIFTDKPPFGYVDENGKNDGFEVALSKRFAKDLLGDESKLEFVPLEPENRIPFLQSDKVDLIMANMTVTDERKQVVDFTNPHLKVAIQILAKDNSKITSVDDLKGKKVIVTKGTTADIYFTKNHPDIELIKFTKVTESFQALKDDRGDVYVNDNLLLFDFVKDNKGFKVLDIRLEEPSPIAPAVKKGNKELKEWVNQELSKLGEEKYLHKLYDEYLKESFGDNVKNPTDVIVEGGKWE, encoded by the coding sequence ATGAAAAAATTTGCTGTATTATTAGTAGTATTAAGTTTAATAGCTGGAGTTTTAGCTGGATGTGGTCAATCAAAGTCATCATCTAATGAAAAACAACAATCGCAAGAAGTATCTAAAGATAGCTCTAAAGAAAAGTCTAATGAAATACAAAAAATAAAAGACAGAGGTAAAATACTTATAGGTATATTCACTGATAAGCCACCATTTGGATATGTAGATGAAAATGGTAAAAATGATGGGTTTGAAGTAGCTCTTTCTAAGCGTTTTGCTAAAGATCTTTTAGGCGATGAAAGTAAGTTAGAGTTTGTTCCATTAGAACCTGAAAATAGAATTCCTTTTTTACAATCTGACAAAGTAGATTTAATAATGGCAAATATGACTGTAACAGACGAAAGAAAACAAGTTGTTGACTTTACAAATCCTCATCTTAAAGTTGCTATACAAATTCTAGCAAAAGATAACTCTAAGATAACTTCTGTTGATGATTTAAAAGGTAAAAAAGTAATCGTAACAAAAGGAACAACAGCAGACATATATTTCACAAAAAATCATCCTGATATTGAGTTAATTAAATTCACTAAAGTTACAGAATCATTCCAAGCATTAAAAGATGATCGTGGTGATGTTTATGTTAATGATAATCTACTATTATTTGATTTTGTAAAAGATAATAAAGGATTTAAAGTTTTAGATATAAGACTTGAAGAGCCTTCTCCTATTGCTCCTGCTGTTAAAAAAGGTAATAAAGAATTAAAAGAATGGGTTAATCAAGAATTATCTAAATTAGGAGAAGAAAAATATCTTCATAAACTATATGATGAATATCTTAAAGAATCTTTTGGTGATAATGTAAAAAATCCTACTGATGTAATAGTTGAAGGTGGAAAGTGGGAATAG
- a CDS encoding ABC transporter permease yields the protein MFKWIKNYWGTIIILLTIIVVYELITDIGQVLEPVLFPGLSKIIPALIKSLPELRNGLISSLGLLIPSYALALILGISLGVTIGWYEPLRKNFSPIFHGLSPIPPTLYIPYAITILPTFWLSSAFIIFIGSFWPILNGTIHGVRLIEDKYLDNARALGLKGIKLLRKIVLPAALPMIFSGAGTALVFSFVLLTVAEMFGAKSGLGHFIQYYADFSEYDKVLAGLIAMSFVIILIMSCYELLKKKMLYWTSKR from the coding sequence TTGTTTAAATGGATCAAAAATTATTGGGGAACTATTATAATTTTATTAACTATAATAGTTGTGTATGAATTGATTACAGATATAGGACAAGTATTAGAGCCTGTACTGTTTCCGGGACTTAGTAAAATAATACCTGCCTTAATAAAATCGTTGCCTGAGCTTAGAAATGGTCTTATTAGCTCCTTAGGCTTATTAATTCCTAGTTATGCATTAGCTTTGATTTTAGGAATATCTCTAGGGGTAACGATAGGTTGGTATGAACCTCTGAGAAAAAACTTTTCACCTATATTTCATGGTTTGAGTCCTATACCTCCAACACTTTATATACCATATGCTATAACAATACTTCCTACTTTTTGGCTTTCTTCAGCTTTTATAATATTCATCGGAAGCTTTTGGCCTATATTAAATGGTACAATTCATGGAGTTAGACTGATAGAAGATAAGTACTTAGATAATGCCAGAGCTTTAGGATTAAAAGGTATAAAACTGTTAAGAAAAATAGTACTTCCTGCAGCTCTCCCTATGATTTTTAGTGGGGCAGGGACTGCATTAGTATTTTCTTTTGTATTGCTTACAGTAGCAGAGATGTTTGGGGCTAAATCTGGATTGGGACATTTCATTCAATATTATGCGGATTTTTCTGAATATGATAAAGTTCTAGCAGGATTGATTGCTATGTCATTTGTAATTATTTTAATAATGAGTTGCTATGAGTTATTAAAAAAGAAAATGTTGTATTGGACTTCCAAAAGATAG
- a CDS encoding ABC transporter substrate-binding protein yields MTKRQKIIGIVMIFILLISLLAGCNNKAKNTTADEVEKRQDKISNLKVGFNPATGNLLCFIAEDKGFFKEEGLKVELVSFTSTTDGLNALNAGKIDMGITFGTAAPLTFMAKGPDLTFFGGYLSGGHPIYAKPEIAKTFKGIESYKNKKVATARLYTPDIVWRTAMNKAGIDINKDLEVIEMKKPTDVLEAVKAGKADVGIGTGSTYAKAKQSGLDIVSWSNDLWDNHVCCRPVAKTEFINNNSDTIVAFLRALIKAEKVFNEDKEFAVSVNQKYLKLDENMAREFTLDTNQIIESDPRKNGIIEMWETMKNLNFIESDMDVNKHINIDLYKKALDQLKLENPNEPFYEKLEKRFDEYNF; encoded by the coding sequence ATGACAAAAAGACAAAAAATTATAGGAATAGTTATGATTTTTATTCTACTGATATCATTGTTAGCTGGCTGTAACAATAAAGCTAAAAATACAACTGCTGATGAAGTAGAAAAAAGACAGGACAAAATTTCAAATTTAAAGGTTGGATTTAATCCTGCTACAGGTAATTTATTATGTTTTATAGCAGAGGATAAAGGATTTTTTAAAGAAGAGGGATTAAAAGTTGAATTAGTTTCTTTTACTAGTACAACTGATGGTTTAAATGCCCTTAATGCAGGTAAAATAGATATGGGTATTACTTTTGGTACAGCAGCACCTTTAACATTTATGGCAAAAGGACCAGACTTAACTTTCTTTGGGGGATATCTTTCTGGAGGACATCCTATATATGCAAAACCAGAAATAGCAAAAACATTTAAAGGAATTGAAAGCTATAAAAATAAAAAAGTTGCAACAGCTAGATTATATACTCCTGATATAGTTTGGAGAACAGCTATGAATAAAGCTGGTATAGATATAAATAAGGATTTAGAAGTAATAGAAATGAAAAAGCCTACAGATGTTTTAGAAGCAGTTAAGGCAGGAAAGGCAGATGTTGGAATAGGGACAGGCTCTACATATGCAAAAGCTAAACAATCAGGTTTGGACATAGTAAGTTGGAGTAATGATTTGTGGGATAATCATGTTTGTTGTCGTCCAGTTGCAAAAACAGAATTTATAAATAATAATAGTGATACTATAGTAGCTTTTTTAAGAGCTTTAATAAAAGCGGAAAAGGTTTTCAATGAAGATAAAGAATTTGCTGTTTCAGTAAATCAAAAATATTTAAAATTAGATGAGAATATGGCTAGAGAATTTACTTTAGATACCAATCAAATAATAGAATCAGACCCAAGAAAAAATGGAATAATTGAAATGTGGGAAACTATGAAAAATCTTAATTTCATTGAATCAGATATGGATGTTAACAAGCATATAAATATAGATCTTTATAAAAAGGCTTTAGACCAATTAAAGTTAGAAAATCCGAATGAACCTTTTTATGAGAAGTTAGAAAAAAGATTTGATGAATATAATTTTTAA
- a CDS encoding ABC transporter ATP-binding protein has protein sequence MYSIEAKNISFGYDKEMILSNISFKINLGDFVCLLGPSGCGKSTLLRLISGLEKPNNGEILINGDIVKEPGLDRGIVFQDYSLFPWLSTGKNIALAISQAFPHKSNNEVKKEAKKFLDMVGLTDVYDKLPGHLSGGMMQRAAIARAFGINPPILLMDEPFGALDAVTRAKLQDLTIKLWDVDGENKKTVVFVTHDVDEALLLSNKIVVLGSKPAVIRDIFTVDFKRPRLREYLYNDSDFIALRNKFINLLNEDMLSKL, from the coding sequence TTGTACAGTATTGAAGCAAAAAATATTAGTTTTGGATATGACAAAGAAATGATTTTATCAAATATTAGTTTTAAGATTAATTTAGGAGATTTCGTCTGTTTATTAGGACCTTCTGGTTGTGGGAAAAGTACTTTACTAAGATTGATATCAGGTCTTGAAAAGCCAAATAATGGTGAAATATTAATCAACGGAGATATAGTAAAAGAACCAGGACTTGATAGAGGGATAGTTTTTCAAGACTATAGTTTATTTCCTTGGCTGAGTACAGGAAAGAATATTGCCCTAGCAATATCTCAGGCTTTTCCTCATAAAAGTAATAATGAGGTAAAAAAAGAAGCAAAGAAATTTTTAGATATGGTAGGACTTACAGATGTTTATGATAAACTTCCAGGACATTTATCGGGAGGTATGATGCAAAGAGCAGCAATAGCAAGAGCTTTTGGGATAAATCCTCCAATACTTCTTATGGATGAACCTTTTGGAGCATTAGATGCTGTAACTAGAGCTAAGTTACAGGATTTAACGATTAAGCTTTGGGATGTAGATGGGGAAAACAAAAAAACTGTAGTTTTTGTAACTCATGATGTAGATGAGGCCTTGCTTTTATCTAATAAAATAGTGGTATTAGGATCAAAACCTGCTGTTATTAGAGATATATTTACGGTAGATTTTAAAAGACCTCGTTTAAGAGAGTACTTATATAATGACAGTGACTTTATAGCCTTAAGAAATAAATTTATAAATTTACTTAATGAAGATATGTTAAGTAAATTATAA
- a CDS encoding metallopeptidase TldD-related protein codes for MIKEKFVINRKETSIGIMQSKIEDIRIKDITRTGLRIYENGFIGVAGAIGEYDEKKLEDEAKKALELKIPYEPSPYENNKHSIVNECNIENSDDFIREIEEVISIIGNKHKKFIFSDKVKLIEIEASLTNDRGLDLYQKDKRIEFTLIVKDKGSKNIIDTFIPYSTRNYNRENFMSFLDSILLPYHNLVELPKKEMLPVIMYNPDFYGMTYMKFINDLNGLSVANEVSIFSGKLGEKLFSEDLTLWLTSRSEDNYELFFDAEGSFKEDYRYALIENGVIKAPYTDKRTSLKYNFPLTASSTGEYDEVPSLEISETIFNKLKLKQGEKTLKELLNGEMGVFIFSASGGDFTPDGVFATPVQQAYLFDGEKFIGRLPEIQISSDLYSMFGKDFRGVSKDTLNEDVNLSYTVIDMKVEKL; via the coding sequence ATGATAAAAGAAAAATTTGTGATAAATAGAAAAGAAACTTCAATTGGAATTATGCAATCTAAAATAGAAGATATTAGGATAAAAGATATAACAAGAACTGGATTGAGGATATATGAAAATGGATTCATAGGAGTAGCTGGAGCGATTGGAGAATATGATGAGAAAAAACTTGAAGATGAAGCAAAAAAGGCTTTAGAGCTGAAAATTCCTTATGAACCTAGTCCATATGAAAATAATAAACATTCTATAGTTAATGAATGTAATATAGAAAATAGTGACGATTTTATAAGAGAAATTGAAGAAGTTATTTCAATAATTGGTAATAAACATAAAAAATTTATATTTTCAGATAAAGTAAAGCTAATTGAAATAGAGGCTTCTTTAACAAATGATAGAGGATTGGATTTATATCAAAAAGATAAAAGGATAGAGTTTACTCTTATAGTAAAAGATAAGGGTTCAAAAAATATTATTGATACATTCATACCTTATTCTACTAGAAATTATAATAGAGAAAACTTTATGTCTTTTTTAGATAGTATACTTTTGCCTTATCATAATTTAGTAGAATTACCTAAAAAAGAGATGCTACCAGTGATTATGTATAATCCAGACTTTTACGGAATGACATATATGAAATTTATTAATGACTTAAATGGATTATCAGTAGCAAATGAAGTATCTATTTTTTCTGGAAAACTAGGAGAAAAATTATTTAGTGAAGATTTAACATTGTGGCTTACATCACGCTCTGAGGATAATTATGAATTATTCTTTGATGCAGAAGGTAGTTTTAAGGAAGATTATAGATATGCTTTAATTGAAAATGGAGTTATAAAAGCTCCTTATACAGATAAGAGGACTTCGTTGAAGTATAATTTCCCGCTAACAGCTAGTTCCACTGGTGAATATGATGAAGTTCCATCACTGGAGATAAGTGAAACTATATTTAATAAACTGAAATTAAAACAAGGTGAAAAAACATTGAAAGAACTACTTAATGGGGAAATGGGAGTATTCATATTTTCAGCATCAGGTGGAGATTTTACACCTGATGGAGTATTTGCAACACCAGTTCAGCAAGCTTATCTATTTGATGGTGAGAAGTTTATTGGGAGATTACCAGAGATTCAAATATCTTCTGACTTATATAGTATGTTTGGAAAAGACTTTAGGGGAGTTTCAAAAGATACTTTAAATGAAGATGTAAATTTAAGCTATACAGTAATAGATATGAAGGTAGAAAAACTTTAA